The Candidatus Binatia bacterium DNA segment GCTTCGTCCATCTCCTGTCCCGACGCGAACGCATTGGCCAGCAGAGGCGTCGCGATTCCGCCCGGACAGATGCAGTTGACGCGCACGCCCGACTCGCCGAGCTCCATGGCGACCGAGCGCGTAAGCTGGATCACCGCCGCCTTGGCGGTGCTGTACACGTGCGGTGCGTAGCCGGCGCGAAGACCAGCGATGCTGGCCGTGTTGATGATGCTGCCCGAGCCGCGGGCCGTCATGGCCGGCGCCGCATGCTTGATGCCGAGGAAAACCCCGCGCAGCAGCACGCCCATCGTCGAGTCGAACTCCTCGACCGGGATCTCGGCAATCGGTCCGCTGGTGCCGCCGAACCCGGCGTTGTTGAAGATCGTGTCGAGACGGGAGTGCCGGTCGAGTGCGAAGTCGATCATCGCCTTGACGTCGCTCTCGCGCGCAACGTCGGTGTGGATGTAATCGGCATTGCCGCCGCCGTCGCGGATCGACGCGACCACGCCCTGCCCGCGTTC contains these protein-coding regions:
- a CDS encoding glucose 1-dehydrogenase; amino-acid sequence: MARLEGKIAVITGAASGIGEATARLFAYEGASVVLADVNDERGQGVVASIRDGGGNADYIHTDVARESDVKAMIDFALDRHSRLDTIFNNAGFGGTSGPIAEIPVEEFDSTMGVLLRGVFLGIKHAAPAMTARGSGSIINTASIAGLRAGYAPHVYSTAKAAVIQLTRSVAMELGESGVRVNCICPGGIATPLLANAFASGQEMDEAAALELVKQAMAAMQPIRRAGLPEDIAAAALWLASEESSFVNGHALVVDGGLTGGVQWSMQPPIMRTRTEP